CGATACGTGGAAAGAAGAGCAGGGCACACCGTTAACCCATGATTTTTTAGCTGAGCTTTTGGGACGCTATGAGGGTTTAATCAGCTGCGTGTTGTTTATGGGCGGTGAATGGCAGCCATCAGCACTGCTTTTAGCACTTAAGCAGTGCCGGCAGGCTGGACTCAAAACGGCGCTATATACCGGCTTGGATGAGATTAAACCTAGCTTACAAGCAGAGCTTACCTATCTAAAAACAGGGCCGTGGATGGTAGAGCGCGGCGGGCTTGATAGCCCCGCAACCAATCAGAAGTTTATCGACTGTTCTAGTGGTGAGATATTAAATCATTTGTTTTGGAGGACGCATGTATAAATTAAGTTCAGCGCAACTGGTGGATAAGTTGTCTTTCATCGAAGATTACACTCAAGCGCACAACGCTGCAGATGGCTCGCGAGTGGATGCCAATGCCAACGTGACGGTAAAAAATATCGCCACGCTTGAGAATGAAGTGATGAAGGATTACTTCATTCAGATTAATCGTGCTCAAGTACAGCGAGAGATTACAGCGCATTTCGATAGCGAGTTGGCACAAGAATATGTGCGCCAAATTGAGTCGCACGAGATATATGTACACGATGAGACCAGCTTAAAGCCTTACTGTGTATCGGTATCGCTGTACCCGTTTTTGCTTGACGGTCTCAAGAAGCTTGGCGGTGAAGCCAGTCCGCCGCAGCATTTGGCGTCGTTTTGTGGCTCATTTATCAACTTGATATTTGCTATCAGCTCGCAATTTGCAGGGGCAGTGGCTACCGTTGAGTTTCTGGCTTATTTTGATTATTTTGCCCGCAAAGACCATGGCAAAGATTATCTGAGCACTCACAAATCACTCATCGAAAACTGCTTTCAGCAAGTGGTGTATTCGATTAACCAGCCCGCCGCCGCTCGTGGCTATCAAAGCGTGTTTTGGAATATCTCCTTGTATGATGAGCATTATTTTGAAGCTATGTTCGCCAATTTTGTCTTCCCCGATGGCGAGCGCCCTTGTTGGGAAACCGTTAAAGCACTGCAAGCGCACTTTTTGAGGTGGTTCAATGAAGAGCGTAAACGTGCCATTTTGACTTTCCCAGTGGTAACCTGTGCCATGCTCACCGAAAACGGCAAATGCAAAGACGATGAATATACCGATATGCTAGCGCAGGAGCTCGCAGAGAAGAACAGCTTCTTTATTTACCAAAGTGACAATCCAGACTCGTTAGCTTCTTGTTGCCGCTTGCGCAATGAGATTACCGACCACAGCTTTTCGTATACTTTGGGGGCAGGCGGCGTGGCGACAGGGTCGATTAACGTCATCACCCTTAACCTAAACCGTATGATTCAAAACGGGCAGGATTTGGCTGCAGAGGTGCGCAAAATTCATAAATATCAGGTCAGCTATCGCAAACTCATAGAGCAGTATGAGGCGGCTGGTATGTTGCCGGTCTATGATGCCGGATTTATCCAGCTCGATAAGCAGTTCTTAACCCTTGGTATCAATGGCATGGCAGAGGCGGCGGAAAGCCGAGGCATAGTGGTGGGCAATAATGAAGAGTATCGCATCTTCGTCAATGATATTCTCAAGACTATTTATGATGAGAACCGTAAAGCCAGTGTGCAGTATGGTTTGAAGTTCAATACGGAGTTTGTACCAGCAGAGAACTTGGGCATTAAAAATGCAAAATGGGACAAACAAGATGGCTACGCGGTGCAGCGTGATTGCTACAACTCCTATCTATATCTGGTAGAAGATGACAAAACCACTACTTTAGATAAATTTATGCTGCATGGGACAGAGCTGACTCAGTGGCTTGATGGCGGCTCGGCACTGCATCTGAATTTGGATGAAACGTTAGATAAAGAGCAGTATCGCAAGCTGCTCGATATTGCAGCGACCACAGGCTGTCAGTACTTCTGTATTAATGTGCGCACCACGATTTGTAATGAGTGTCAGCATATTGATAAGCGTACTCTTTATCACTGTGAGGCTTGTGGCTCAAATAACGTAGATCATGCCACACGCATCATTGGTTATCTAAAACGGGTGTCTGCATTTAGTGAAGGTCGCCGCTTGGAGCATCAGCTGCGCCACTATCGTCGTGAGCGCCAAGTCGAAGTGGCTTAAGTCGCTTATATAGCTTATGTGATTGAAGCTTTATATAAACTGAAATAAATAAGGGCGAGATACTCGCCCTTATTTGGTTAGATTTTTTCAATTTTTAAATGAATTTTGACAGGTAAGTTCATGACAATAAAGCAAACCCTTATCAAGTCTATGCCAACACTGCCTCAAGCTCACCCTTCACCATATGCGGGCTGACAAAGTCGGTCACACGGACGCTGACGATTTTGCCAAGTAGTTCAGCCATTTTATCAACGTCATAAGGGAACATTACTGTGCGTGTATTATCCGCGGTACCAATCAAGCAGTCTGGATGACGGTCGGCGATTTGTTCGACCAATACCCGCGTCGTGGTGCCGACCATCTCATGAGTTTTGGCAAGCGTTGAATCGATAATGACTTTTTGAAATTCAGCCAAGCGTGCTTTTTTAGTGGCAAAGCTCACATCGTCGGGCAATTCTGCTGCTGGTGTGCCTGGACGTTTGGAGTAAATAAAGCTGTACGAGTGGTCAAAGTTCAGCTCTTTTGCCAAGTTTAATGTCGCTTGAAAGTCTTCATCGGTCTCGCCAGGGAAACCAATGATAAAGTCGCTAGATAAATAAATATCAGGGCGAATGGCTTTTAGCTTATTAATCTGATCGATATAGACATCAATAGTGTGGTTGCGTTTCATCGCAGCTAATATCGCATTAGAGCCGCTTTGCACTGGTAGATGCAAGTGCGACACCAGCTCTGGCAACTGCGCATAAGCGTCAATGATATCATCGGTGAACTCTAACGGATGGCTGGTGGTATAGCGAATACGCTCAACGCCATCGACATGCGAGACATAGTGCAATAGCTCGGCAAAACGGCAAATACTGCCATCGTCTTTTTCGCCGCGATAGCCATTGACGTTTTGACCCAATAGGTTGATTTCACGAACGCCTTGCGCTGCTAGGCTATCAATCTCTGCCAATACATCATCGAGAGGACGAGACAACTCTTCACCGCGAGTATAAGGCACCACGCAAAACGAGCAATATTTTGAGCAGCCTTCCATGATAGACACAAAGGCTTTATAACCGTCGACTTTTGGCTCAGGCAAGAAGTCAAACTTTTCGATACTGGGGAAGGAGACATCAACCGTACCAATACGGTTTTTAGGTGAGATGTCACGCTGTTCACTAGATTGGTCGTAGAGCTCTGGCAGGCGATGCAAAGTTTGCGGGCCAAATATCATATCGACGTAGGGTGCGCGTTTTTGGATATTGTCGCCTTCTTGTGAGGCCACGCAGCCACCGACGCCGATGACGAGGTCAGGACGTTTTTCTTTCAGCTTGCGCCAGCGGCCCAATTCTGAAAACACTTTCTCTTGGGCCTTTTCACGGATAGAGCAAGTATTCATCAATAGCACATCGGCTTCATCGATGTCATGAGTGACTACCATGCCATGCGAGTCACCAAGCACATCAAGCATTTTGTCAGAGTCATAAACGTTCATCTGACAGCCTTGAGTGGTGATAAAGACTTTTTTATGCGCAGTAGATGTTTGCACTGGGTTTGGCTCTACGAGTGCAGTGACATCAGGCGCACTATCCACGGCGTCATTGATGCGGGGATTAAATACAGAAACACTCATAAGGATTGGTCCATGATTATCAAACAGTAGATAGCGGCGGCAGGCCATTAATATCGTCAATACACTTTAAAAAGAATACAATATTACTGGGATAAATTTTATGAAGCCTCTGGAGTGACACAGTCACACAGCAAGCGAGGAAAATTTGTACCAGTAGCACGTTAGCATAACTGTATTTACTTTATTTCGGACTGACTATAGGTGGCGTATTTTATCATAACCATCTGCCAATGTGAAAAGTAAGCGTATACTATTGGCTATAATCATGACAGATTATTTATAATACTATCAATTGCTTATACTGCCTTAGTATATATTTAATCAGCCCCTAGAGTTTATGCTTATATCACCTTTGTGTTACACAGGGCTATCGTATTTATTGATAAATGGTAAGGGTGCTGGTTGAAAGTCAAAACAATATAGTATGATGAGCGCTATATTACCTGATCACTAAGACAATTGAAGAAAATAAAGAGAGTAAATATGACAAAGCAGCCAGTTGGCTTTCGCAAACATAATGACACTTCTAAAGATGCCAACAGCTCGCTACAGGAGTCTGGCCGAAAAGGTATGGCGCGTTTAAATGCAAGCACCTTGCGTTTTGGTGCGTTAAGTCTGGCGACAGCGATGAGCGCACTGGGGTTGTCACAAGTGGCTTGTGCCGATCTGACTTGGGGCGATGGCAGTAGCACACAGCAAAGCGGTAGCTATCAACAGGATAATAGTGTGGATCATTTCACTGCCGCTGCGATAGCCGCAGATCGGGGTGATGTCAGCGCGTTATTCAACTATGAGCAGCTGATGAGTGGTGGACTGTTTGCCATGTATCCAACATATTGGCGCATGAATTTAGACTTGAATTCGCAAAGCTCAGCAGCCGTATCGCAGTTTGTGCGTCAATATCCAGGAACAGTGATGGCAGAAAAGCTGGTGGCTGACTTTGCTGAGACCAAAGCGGCATCAAACGATTATGCGTCAGTACGACAAGTGGCGAACCTGATCACCAACCCTGATGCCAGTGAACGCTGTGCCATTGCGCTTGGCTTCAATAATGGGGGCGATCCCATGCGTGCGATGGCAGCCAAATCAGACGTTTGGCTGACGGCGAAAAAGCAGCCAGCACTGTGTGATCAATTGGCTATGGAGATGAACAACAATGCGCTTATCAGTAATCAAGACCGTGTAGCTCGCCTTAAGCGTATGCTGCGCGCAGGTAAGACTGGCGACATCATGGCGCTGTCTTCACGTCTTGGTACGCCAATTCCTTATTCTAAATTAAGTGAAATACAGCTTAATCAATCATCGTTCTTTAGCCGTTTTGGACGCGAGCCTGCAAGTACAACCAATCAATATTTATATTTATATGCGATGGGGCGTCTTGCCAACAAATCTTATCGTGAGGCTGCGCTGCAATTGGATTTCGATATCAAGCAGGACAATCAGCGCTCAGCAAGATTGTTAAATGACGAGACGCGCCGATATGCCTACCGCATCCTTGGCGTTCAGCGTATGAATCACAATACCGATGATGGCTTTAACTCTGAAGCTGTCGATTGGTTTCGCCAGAGTTTAGATGATGATTTTAGCTTTGAGGAAGCAGAATATTACGCTATGGCTGCTATTCGTTTCAGTCGTTGGGATGATGTGGTCGAAGCTATCTCACAGATGGATGCCGAGATTCAACGAACCAATCAGTGGCAATATTGGCTAGCGCGTGCTTATGAGCAATCGAGCGATGCTAATAAGCGCAATACTGCCAAAAAGATGTACCAACATCTGGCCAAAAGCAACGAATACTATGGACTAATGGCAAAAGATAAAGTCGGTCAACGTTTCGATGTCAGTAGTATGGGCGGTGGCAACTTACCTAATGTCAGTAGTAGCGATCGTGCCCGTGCTATGCAAGATCCGCATTTTGCCCGTGCGTTTGCCCTATATAATGCTGATGCGAGCCGTGCCTATGCCAACCGTGAATGGAACTGGGCGGTGAAGCAAGCACGTGACAATCACGATGATGCGTTAATGGTCGCTGCCGCTCGTCAAGCTTATGATATGGGCTGGCTAGACCGTGCTATTTACGCCGTTGATAATACGGAAAGAGTGCATAATTTAGCATTATCGCATCCGATGCCGCATCAAAGTGCAGTAGTGCGTTATAGTCAGTCAGCAGGTATTGATCCAGCGTGGGCATACGGCATCATGCGCCAAGAAAGCCGCTTTGTGACCTCAGCGCGCTCAAATGTCGGTGCAAGTGGTCTTATGCAGATCATGCCAGATACCGCCAAGTATATTGCACGCAACTTAGGCGAGTCTTATAGTGCTAGCCGCGCCAATAGTGGCGATACCAACATCCGCTACGGTACTTGGTATATGAGCGACATCATGGGCAAGCTTAATTATCAGCCAGTATTGGCAACCGCTGGTTATAACGCGGGCCCCAATAACGCCAAACGCTGGCAGCCAGTCTATGGGTCGCTTGCAGCAGATCAGTATGTCGAATCGATTCCTTTTCCAGAAACCCGTAACTATGCCAAGCATGTCATGGAAAACGCCACTATTTATAGTAGCCTATTAGGTCGTAACCAACCGATCAGTCAGCGTATGGGGACTGTCCCAGCTGCCTTTTAAGCTTTCACGGATATAGATGCTGAGATAAAGCATCAAAGCGACTGTTGCTGAAAGAAAAACATACTGTAATAAAAAGCCATTAATCATATATGATTAATGGCTTTTTTTATGGTTTGATTGTTATTGGTCGTTAATAATCTATATTTTTCTAGGCACAGAGAACATCCTGTATAAAAAACAGAAAAGCAAGCTTGTATCAACCTATTTTTTTGCACATATCAAGGCAGTTTTTACGTGAAGCCTACGATTCTGCTATGGATTAAAAAAGGGTATTTGCTACCATTGTATTTATATACGTGCGGGTTGCATTCTGAGTTTGTCGCTGCAGTGTTTATATGTTTTTATATATGCTGATTTCAAACTATTTTTCGCCCACACTATTTTCCCACCCATATTGTATAAGTTGTGCCAGCTTAATCTGTGTAGCCTCGATTGAAGGGCTGTACTGGATAATGTAACTATTAGACGATTTAAATATTGTCGTTGATGATTGATAAAGGCTTAATATCTTTTTCTTATGAAAAAACTCGATACCGACATGCTTATGCAGAAAACAGCTGAACAGCAGCCGTCTGTTCAGGCACGTATACGACACGTATTAAATTTTGCAAGGTTAAGAGCTCGATCACCAAACAAAAATTGTGTATCAAAAAAAACCACGCAAAAAGAAGTACAACAAAAATCACCACCAAACGAATTGATAACACAAAGCGTACATTCAGATAGCCATTCAGGCAATAAATATAATCGTCATACATTATCTACCATTATAGGGTTAGCGGTTGTACAAGGAATGATGTCACTGCCAGCACAAGCAGCCAGTGCGTCTAAGACAGGACAGCGGGTATTAATGGTCGAAATGACGCCAGCACTGTGCAGCTTGCAACCATCACGTACTCGCATGCGCCAATGTTTAGAGGGTTATTCATTAACCGTGTCAGGCCTTGATCTTGGATACGGTGAGCGCTGCGGCCGAGGTAGTGAGCCAAGACTCAGTCCACTGCAATTAAAAGTCGTCAACCGTATCATGCCAGACAGCAGTGTTCGTAGCCAGGCATGGCAACACTATGGTGCTTGTAGTCCGCTTAGTGCCAGCAGTTATTTTCGACAAATCGTCAATCTTGCTGGTCAGTTAAAACTGCCCAGTGAGTTGAATACTGGTAATAGCTACACGGTCTCCAAGTCCCGTTTTATCAGCCAAATGACTCGGCTAAACAGTGGTATGTCTGCTGATGGTATCGATTTAATCTGTCAGGATGGTAGCCGCCGGCAGTCGATATTGACCGATATTCATATCTGTTATGAAGGCAGTCAGTTCGGTAGCTGTCATAATGTGGTCAACAGCTGTGGTAAGAACTTCATCATTTCAGGTCGAAAGTAATCTTCAAGATACCTAACGTCACCGTACCTTATCAGCGTTATATTGCATACGCACTGAACTTTTGTCAGCATAAAATGTAACAATATAAACGCCTATCATCGTTATATTCTATCTAGACGATTCACTAAATGAAGTGATACACTAGCCCTCGGTGAATGTCATCTACCATTTTTTGAGTTCAAAGCTAGAATGCTGGCGCTAAAACAATGGTGAGTACATTATCTAATGGCCAATATCTAATAATCAATTAGGGAATATTCTATGTCTATGAAACAGCCTTTACGCGTTGCCGTGACTGGTGCTGCTGGTAATATCAGCTATGCTATGTTATTTCGTATTGCATCTGGTGAGATGCTAGGAAAAGATCAGCCAGTTATCTTGCAATTACTTGAAATCACTCCAGCTCTCGATGCTCTAAAAGGTGTCGTTATGGAACTAGAAGATTGTGCATTCCCTTTATTGGCAGGTGTGGTTCAAACTGATGATGCTAATGTTGCATTCAAAGATATTGACTATGCATTATTGGTTGGTGCACGTCCACGTGGCCCAGGTATGGAACGCAAAGACTTGCTAGAAGCCAACGCTGCGATTTTCTCAGCACAAGGTAAAGCCCTTAATGATGTGGCAAGCCGTGATGTAAAAGTATTGGTCGTGGGTAACCCTGCCAACACCAACGCCCTTATCGCTCAGCGTAACGCACCAGATCTTGATCCGCGTAACTTCACTGCGATGACTCGTTTAGATCATAACCGTGCTATGGCACAGTTGGCTGAAAAGACTGACAGCACTGTTAATGACATCAAAAACATGACCATCTGGGGCAACCACTCATCAACTCAGTATCCAGACCTGACTGCTTGCACCGTAAATGGTAAGCCAGCGCTAGATTTGGTTGATCGCGAATGGTACGAAAACACTTATATCCCAGAAGTACAGCAGCGCGGTGCAGCGATTATCAAAGCTCGCGGTGCTTCATCTGCCGCTTCTGCTGCCAACGCTGCCATCGCACACATGCGTACGTGGGCACTTGGATCTGACGAAAACGATTGGGTATCAATGGGTGTTTACTCAAACGGCGAATATGGTATCGCTGAAGGTTTGATCTACTCATTCCCATGTACTTGTAGCAATGGTGACTGGTCTATCGTCGATGGCGTAGACGTATCTTCAGATTTCTCAAAAGAGAAAATGGCCGCTACTGAGCAAGAGCTGAGTGAAGAGCGTGATGCAGTATCTCATCTACTACCGTAAGTAGACAGATCGCTAAAACCTGAGTAATAATTACAAGAAGCCCTCCTTTTGAACTGACCCCCATAAGTTGGACACAACTTTTGGGGGTGTTTTTATGCGTTACGATCTAGACTTTAAGATCAAAGTCATTGCATACTACAAAGAAGGACATAGTAGCAGTGCGACAGGTGAAAAGTTTGGTGTAAATCCAAGGTTTGTACGCAAATGGATTGAACAATATCAAAGCGGTGGTATAGGCGCCATTAAACCTAAGACCAGTAAAGCTAAATACAGTAGCGAGTTTAAGTACAAAGTGATTGAAGCGATGTTGATAGAAGGATTAACCCAATCTGAAACCGCCCTTAAATTCCACATCAGCTCACCTGCGCTTATTAGCCACTGGCACAAAGCTTATCGCTTCTACGGTATGTCTGGACTCACATCCAAATATAAAGGTAGTCACTCTATGGCATCTCCTATCACAGACAAACCTGATAATGAAAAGACCCTAGCAGAGCTCAAGCGTGAACTGCAATATCTGCGTGCGGAGAACGCCTATCTAAAAAAGCTCGATGCCTTGCTTCGGGAAAAGGAACAAGCCGCGACAAAGCAAGGCTCATCGAAGGATTAAGACTAAAGCACGCGTTATCTGACTTACTCACCATAGCAAAGCTTGCAAGGAGTAGTTTCTACTATCATAGAGCACAGCTTTGGAGTGAAGATAAATACGCCGATCTCAAACAGCGCATCAGGGATATCTATCATCAGCACAAAGGTCGGTATGGCTATCGTAGAATCACTCAAACACTTAAGAGTGAAGGGTTAAGGTATAACCATAAGCTCATCGCACGGCTTATGAGTGAGCTTAAGCTGACTGCTAGAATCAGACAACAGAAGTATCGATCCTACAAAGGACAGTGCGGCGTCATAGCTAAGAATAGAGTCAAGCGCAAGTTCAGGGCGGGTGCGCCTAATCGCAGGTGGTTTACTGACATTACTGAGTTTAAAGTGGGCGAGGATAAGTTGTATCTGTCTCCTATACTAGATTGCTATAACAATGAGATCATCAGCTATACGCTCTCAAGACGACCGGTATATGACTTAGTGAAACAGATGCTAGATAGTGCACTTAAAGGCATACCTAAAAAGCGCAAGGAGCAGCTAACACTACATTCAGATCAAGGCTGGCATTATCAGATGAAGCCGTTTGCAAAGTCGCTTAAAGCGAATCATATTAAGCAAAGTATGAGCCGTAAGGGGAATTGCTTAGACAATGCATTGATGGAAGGGTTCTTCGGTACGCTGAAGTGTGAGACGATTTATATTGAGAAACCAGAAACTATTGAGGACTTAGAGCAACAGATTCATGAGTATATTCACTACTATAATCATGAGAGAATTCAGATGAAACTAAAAGGACTGAGCCCTGTGAAATACAGAACTCAGTCCTTGATACAAACTTAAACAGTCCAAGTTTAGGGGGTCAGTTCACTTTATGTGAGGGCTTTTTTGTTGTTAACATAACTGATAACGTTGGATAACAGCTTTTAAAATGAGTATTGCTACAATAGGTCTTGTGGTACACGTTTAGACAGTAGGTATTATTATGCAGAATATCTATTGATCTAGCGCATAAAAATAAACGAATAATACTTAAGGAGTGAGATAATGTTAGGTGATATAGATTATACGATGAATGATTTATTTGCGCAGTTAGGACTTGATAGCTCAGATGAGGCCATTGAAAGTTTTATCAAAAATAACCAGTTGGGAAGAGATGAGTCATTAAAAGATTCTGATATTTGGAATGAGAAACAGCGCATGTTTTTACAAGAAGAATGGAAGAGAGATGCCGTTTGGGTTGAGATTATTGATGAGCTGAATGTGCGAATGCATCCAGAGGCTTAATCTCAGGTATTTGTCATCAAGCGCATAGCAATACAGAAATGATGACAACGCAAAAATAAAGTGAAAAACCCATAATGCTGATGATTATGGGTTTTTTTGGTTGAGCTCCACGGTTAAGCTATTTGATTGATGATGGCTATCAGCTAAGTTGCTCTTTTCGCCACTCTAGCAGTTCTGTAATGTCATTTTGGATGCCACTCTTTAGCGCATCCAAGCTTTCGTAGCGGCGCTCACCATGCAAGAAGTGTAAAAAGCGTACCTGTAATCTTTTATCGTAAAGGTTCGCTTGCAGCTGCGGAAAATGTACCTCTAAACGCCACTCAAGCGCTTTATCAACAGAGGGTCTAGTGCCTATATTTGCAGTGCCAAACAGACTATGGGGTCTTAGGCCTGCTAGACCTTTTTGCTCATCATTATCTGCTAGAGCCGCCAGCCCATTCGGTACTATTTGATTATCATCATCAAGTAGCACCACATCGACAGCAAAGATACCATGTAAGGCAGGTTTGATCCGCGCCAGATCGACATTGGCAGTTGGAAAGTCTATGGTACGGCCAATTTTGTCACCACCTACCACGATACCAGAGATAGTATAATCTCGACCTAATAAAGCATTCGCTGCACATAGGTCACCAGCCAGTAGTAGGTCACGAACACGAGTAGAGCTAATACGCTTTGCAGTATCACTATCATCAGTGACCGTTTGCAAGTTGGTTACGTGTAAGCCGTAGTTACGTAAGAACTGACTGTCACCTGTGCGGTCATGACCAAAACGAAAATCATCACCCAAAACCAACGCTTGTACATTTAAACGTTGAACCAATATATCCGCGAAAGCTTGTGCAGAGAGTGCGCGAAAGGAAGCGTCAAAGCTGGCAACAATCAATGTCTCGACGCCATATTCCGCCAGTAAGGCTTGTTTTTCTGCCAGATTGGTCAGGCGTGCAGGAGCAGTCTCTGGTGAAAAAAACTCACGTGGCTGCGGCTCAAAGATCATAACTGCTGAGCCAAGCTTACGCTCATCTGCCAACTTGCGTACTTGAGCAAGCATTGCTTGATGACCTAAATGTACGCCATCGAAGTTACCAATAGTCAGCACACAGGGTGCTAATACTATGGGGCTAGTGTTTGCCTGCATAGCGTTTGGTAACGCCATCAGTTGCTCAAGAAAGTAGGTGTTCATAAGTTTGCAGCTGTCATAGGGTCAGGTAATAGATAAAAACACATCCATAGCAAAACTATGGTCAAAAAAGTGTTGAGTCGCTACAATCTTAACCGCCCAAGATGTACTATTTGTACAATCTGCGCTCGGTCGCTTTGTATCGATTTTCGACTTTTCTGACTGGAAGTGTGTTCAAAACTTGCCATTATAAAGTAAAATAGCGGCACTGACACCATTATCAGTGCCTCATGAGCACTTAGTAGCAACTCTTCATTATTCATCAGGGAATTCTATGTCTGACCTCAGTTGTATAGCGCCCACATTATCGATAGCTAGGCTGAGCGATCAGTTCATAGTGCAGCGAGCCAGTATAGAAGACCTGCCAACCGTATTAGAGATTTATAATCAAAGCATACCTGGCAAGCAGGCAACAGCCAACTTGGCAGTGGTGACCATCGATGAACGTGCGGCTTGGTTTGCTGAGCATCTGAACAGCCCAACGCGCCCCATCTATGTGGTCAAAACGCTTGCAAGCAGCGAAAAAACGACGAGCAAATCGCCAACTGTGGTGGCATGGGGCAGTTTTAGTGATTTATATGCGCGTACGGCTTATCACATCAGCACTGAGATCAGTATTTATCTGCATCAAGAGTATCATGGACAAGGATTGGGTAGCTTACTAACCCGCTGGATGCTGACGCAAGCGCCAAATCTAGGTATTCAGAATGTTGTCGCGCTTATTTTTGCTCATAATCAGCCAAGCTTAGGACTGTTTCATAAGCTTGGCTTCGAGCAGTGGGGATATATGCCGAAAGTCTGTGATATGCAGGGCTTCATCGCGGATGTCGTGATGCTGGGTTTAGCGGTGGCATCAGTTGATGAGAACAACAACAGCGAGACGCTTTAACCCAAGATTTTCCACTTGCCGTCTATCTTTTGTAACTCATAAATCAAAGGTGCAGGCGCGCTTTGACCTTTTAGCATCAACTCACCTGTAATGGTGGCACGCGTTTTATCATCATTATAGGTAGTATCAGTGATGGTCACGGCGTCGACCGTTTGTTGAAAAGCAGATTGAGTGTTGGCAAGCTCTTGCTCAAAGTGTGCCATATCTACTTCGTAGTAAGAGGCGGACTTTTTCGCGTCGCCATAATACAAACTATCTAACGCCTGCTTAACGGTATCTTCTGGCGTGCCAGCTTGGGTGGGGTTGGTGACTAGACTGGGCTGCTTATCAGTGCTTGTTATAGGGTTTATATTATCACTGGTAATGGTGGTTTCGTTCTCTATATTTTCTAAGTCGGTATCAGTATCAGTAGCATCTGCTATCTGCGCATCTCCAGCAGCATCGTC
The sequence above is a segment of the Psychrobacter fulvigenes genome. Coding sequences within it:
- the ribF gene encoding bifunctional riboflavin kinase/FAD synthetase, with product MNTYFLEQLMALPNAMQANTSPIVLAPCVLTIGNFDGVHLGHQAMLAQVRKLADERKLGSAVMIFEPQPREFFSPETAPARLTNLAEKQALLAEYGVETLIVASFDASFRALSAQAFADILVQRLNVQALVLGDDFRFGHDRTGDSQFLRNYGLHVTNLQTVTDDSDTAKRISSTRVRDLLLAGDLCAANALLGRDYTISGIVVGGDKIGRTIDFPTANVDLARIKPALHGIFAVDVVLLDDDNQIVPNGLAALADNDEQKGLAGLRPHSLFGTANIGTRPSVDKALEWRLEVHFPQLQANLYDKRLQVRFLHFLHGERRYESLDALKSGIQNDITELLEWRKEQLS
- a CDS encoding helix-turn-helix domain-containing protein — translated: MRYDLDFKIKVIAYYKEGHSSSATGEKFGVNPRFVRKWIEQYQSGGIGAIKPKTSKAKYSSEFKYKVIEAMLIEGLTQSETALKFHISSPALISHWHKAYRFYGMSGLTSKYKGSHSMASPITDKPDNEKTLAELKRELQYLRAENAYLKKLDALLREKEQAATKQGSSKD
- a CDS encoding GNAT family N-acetyltransferase, with the protein product MSDLSCIAPTLSIARLSDQFIVQRASIEDLPTVLEIYNQSIPGKQATANLAVVTIDERAAWFAEHLNSPTRPIYVVKTLASSEKTTSKSPTVVAWGSFSDLYARTAYHISTEISIYLHQEYHGQGLGSLLTRWMLTQAPNLGIQNVVALIFAHNQPSLGLFHKLGFEQWGYMPKVCDMQGFIADVVMLGLAVASVDENNNSETL
- a CDS encoding malate dehydrogenase; the protein is MSMKQPLRVAVTGAAGNISYAMLFRIASGEMLGKDQPVILQLLEITPALDALKGVVMELEDCAFPLLAGVVQTDDANVAFKDIDYALLVGARPRGPGMERKDLLEANAAIFSAQGKALNDVASRDVKVLVVGNPANTNALIAQRNAPDLDPRNFTAMTRLDHNRAMAQLAEKTDSTVNDIKNMTIWGNHSSTQYPDLTACTVNGKPALDLVDREWYENTYIPEVQQRGAAIIKARGASSAASAANAAIAHMRTWALGSDENDWVSMGVYSNGEYGIAEGLIYSFPCTCSNGDWSIVDGVDVSSDFSKEKMAATEQELSEERDAVSHLLP
- a CDS encoding DUF2789 family protein, translated to MLGDIDYTMNDLFAQLGLDSSDEAIESFIKNNQLGRDESLKDSDIWNEKQRMFLQEEWKRDAVWVEIIDELNVRMHPEA
- a CDS encoding IS3 family transposase, whose amino-acid sequence is MEGLRLKHALSDLLTIAKLARSSFYYHRAQLWSEDKYADLKQRIRDIYHQHKGRYGYRRITQTLKSEGLRYNHKLIARLMSELKLTARIRQQKYRSYKGQCGVIAKNRVKRKFRAGAPNRRWFTDITEFKVGEDKLYLSPILDCYNNEIISYTLSRRPVYDLVKQMLDSALKGIPKKRKEQLTLHSDQGWHYQMKPFAKSLKANHIKQSMSRKGNCLDNALMEGFFGTLKCETIYIEKPETIEDLEQQIHEYIHYYNHERIQMKLKGLSPVKYRTQSLIQT